A stretch of the Mycobacterium shigaense genome encodes the following:
- a CDS encoding O-methyltransferase, translated as MNGTDEETPGQAAPSRAESLSAHAEQSISEDEILAGARERAVDIGAGAVTPAVGALLSLLTKLSGGKAVAEVGTGAGVSGLWLLSGMSDDGVLTTIDIEPEYLRLAKQAFTEAGIGPSRTRLISGRAQEVLTRLADESYDLVFIDADPIDQPDYVVEGVRLLRSGGVIVVHRAALGGRAGDPAARDAEVVAVREAARLIAEDQRLTPALVPLGDGMLAAVRD; from the coding sequence ATGAACGGCACCGACGAAGAAACCCCCGGCCAGGCGGCCCCGAGTCGAGCCGAATCGCTCTCCGCCCATGCCGAGCAGTCGATCTCCGAGGACGAGATCCTGGCCGGCGCCCGCGAGCGCGCCGTCGACATCGGCGCCGGGGCGGTGACGCCCGCGGTCGGCGCGCTGCTGAGTCTGCTGACCAAGCTGAGCGGCGGCAAGGCCGTCGCCGAGGTGGGCACCGGCGCGGGCGTCAGCGGGCTCTGGTTGCTGTCGGGTATGAGCGACGACGGCGTCCTGACCACCATCGACATCGAGCCCGAGTACCTGCGCCTGGCCAAGCAGGCCTTCACCGAGGCCGGCATCGGGCCGTCGCGCACCCGGCTCATCAGCGGGCGGGCGCAGGAGGTCCTCACCCGGCTGGCCGACGAGTCCTACGACCTCGTCTTCATCGACGCCGACCCCATCGACCAGCCGGACTACGTCGTCGAGGGTGTGCGCCTGCTGCGCTCCGGCGGCGTGATCGTGGTGCATCGGGCGGCGCTGGGTGGCCGGGCCGGCGATCCGGCGGCACGCGACGCCGAGGTGGTCGCGGTCCGCGAGGCCGCCCGGCTGATCGCCGAGGACCAGCGGCTCACCCCCGCGCTGGTGCCGCTCGGCGACGGCATGCTGGCCGCCGTCCGCGATTAG
- the rseA gene encoding anti-sigma E factor RseA: MADRGHVFRRAFSWLPAQFASQSGEPVGAPRRFSSTEHLSVEAIAAFVDGELRMNAHLRAAHHLSLCPQCAGEVDDQGRARAALRDSRPIRIPSALLGLLSEIPHYPHDDTPPTVAERDARDQRKRR, translated from the coding sequence ATGGCCGACCGAGGACATGTGTTTCGTCGCGCGTTCTCCTGGTTGCCGGCGCAGTTCGCCTCGCAGAGCGGCGAGCCGGTCGGCGCGCCGCGCCGCTTCAGCTCGACCGAGCATCTGTCCGTGGAAGCCATCGCGGCCTTCGTCGACGGCGAGCTGCGGATGAACGCGCATCTGCGCGCTGCACACCACCTGTCGTTGTGCCCGCAGTGCGCGGGCGAGGTCGACGACCAGGGCCGTGCCCGCGCGGCGCTGCGCGACTCGCGGCCGATCCGGATTCCCAGCGCGTTGCTCGGGCTGCTCTCCGAGATTCCGCACTATCCGCACGACGACACCCCGCCGACGGTGGCCGAGCGCGACGCGCGCGACCAGCGCAAGCGCCGATAG
- the sigE gene encoding RNA polymerase sigma factor SigE — protein sequence MERGGRWVGNTDWQLCVAANDELPTLGRANSEDPTITTFLSPTSMSHAQQCPDDAWVETSDSLQGTAVFDATGDVATMPSWDELVRQHADRVYRLAYRLSGNQHDAEDLTQETFIRVFRSVQNYQPGTFEGWLHRITTNLFLDMVRRRARIRMEALPEDYDRVPADEPNPEQIYHDARLGPDLQAALDSLPPEFRAAVVLCDIEGLSYEEIGATLGVKLGTVRSRIHRGRQALRDYLAAHSDHGGDVLHSKSA from the coding sequence ATGGAACGCGGAGGGCGCTGGGTGGGGAATACAGACTGGCAGCTGTGCGTTGCCGCCAACGACGAATTGCCAACCCTTGGCAGGGCAAACTCGGAGGATCCGACCATCACCACATTTTTGAGTCCGACCAGCATGTCGCACGCGCAGCAGTGCCCCGACGACGCCTGGGTGGAAACCTCGGACTCGTTGCAGGGCACCGCGGTGTTCGACGCGACGGGCGACGTGGCGACGATGCCGTCGTGGGACGAGTTGGTGCGCCAGCACGCCGACCGGGTGTACCGGCTGGCCTATCGGCTCTCCGGTAACCAGCATGACGCCGAGGACCTCACGCAGGAGACCTTCATCCGGGTGTTCCGGTCGGTGCAGAACTATCAGCCCGGCACGTTCGAGGGCTGGTTGCATCGCATCACCACCAACCTGTTCCTCGACATGGTCCGGCGCCGCGCGCGTATCCGGATGGAGGCGCTGCCCGAGGATTACGACCGAGTGCCCGCCGACGAGCCCAACCCCGAGCAGATCTACCACGACGCCCGGCTGGGTCCCGATCTGCAGGCCGCGCTGGATTCGCTGCCGCCGGAATTCCGGGCCGCGGTGGTGTTGTGCGACATCGAGGGCCTGTCCTACGAGGAGATCGGTGCCACCCTCGGCGTGAAGCTGGGCACCGTCCGCAGCCGCATCCACCGTGGGCGCCAGGCGTTGCGCGACTACCTTGCGGCGCACTCCGACCACGGCGGCGACGTGCTGCACTCGAAGTCGGCATAG